A single genomic interval of Helianthus annuus cultivar XRQ/B chromosome 6, HanXRQr2.0-SUNRISE, whole genome shotgun sequence harbors:
- the LOC110864128 gene encoding uncharacterized protein LOC110864128, with the protein MDAERVSLVRKDFCRSKSSVHDELHSFRSWLRWMCVDQSTWPTFCLSWLVFIIFTFLIPGLSHFFLACSNCDNRHARPYDSHVQLSLSSIAALSFVCLSQFVRTYGLRRFLFFDKLCDESETVRRGYTQQFHSSLTILFIFVAPCFTAEAAYKIWWYTSGATAIPFLINAMVSDAVACTLELASWLYRTVVFFLVCILFHLICHLQILRLQDFAQVFHVDSDVESVLNEHLRIRRHLRIISHRYRIFILWALILITISQFTSLLDTTRPKADLSIFKTGEVALVSVSLLAGLMILLRSATRITHKAQGVTCLAAKWHVCATIESFDPPDAADTETPPAVGNQVFRPDASSSDNEAGSEDGLDSIKLIPAYAYSTLSFQKRQALVTYFENNPAGITVFGFMLDRSSVHTIVMIEMSLVLWLLGKTVGIS; encoded by the exons ATGGACGCGGAGAGAGTGTCTCTTGTGCGAAAAGATTTTTGTCGATCGAAATCAAGCGTTCACGACGAATTACATAGCTTCAGGTCATGGCTGCGGTGGATGTGCGTTGATCAATCCACATGGCCGACGTTTTGCCTCTCATGGTTGGTCTTCATCATCTTCACCTTCCTTATCCCTGGTCTCTCCCATTTCTTCCTGGCGTGTAGCAATTGCGATAATCGACATGCGAGGCCTTATGATAGCCATGTGCAGCTCTCTCTCAGCAGCATTGCTGCGCTTTCCTTTGTTTGCCTCTCCCAGTTTGTTAGGACTTATGGACTTCGTAGGTTTTTGTTCTTTGATAAGCTTTGTGATGAAAGTGAGACCGTTCGCAGGGGTTATACCCAACAATTCCAT AGCTCGCTTACAATACTCTTCATATTTGTTGCACCATGTTTTACTGCTGAGGCTGCATATAAGATCTGGTGGTACACTTCGGGTGCCACCGCCATTCCATTCTTGATCAATGCTATGGTGAGCGATGCTGTAGCCTGCACCTTGGAGCTTGCATCCTGGCTCTATAGAACCGTAGTCTTCTTCCTGGTTTGTATCCTCTTCCACCTTATCTGTCATCTACAAATCCTTCGTCTCCAAGATTTCGCTCAGGTCTTCCATGTGGACTCCGATGTAGAGTCTGTGTTGAATGAACACCTCAGAATCAGGAGACATCTACGCATTATAAGCCACAGGTACCGCATTTTTATACTCTGGGCCCTCATCCTTATCACTATCAGTCAATTCACATCACTCCTTGACACCACGCGGCCCAAAGCAGATCTCAGCATTTTCAAAACCGGTGAAGTTGCA TTGGTTTCTGTAAGTTTGCTTGCTGGGCTAATGATACTACTGAGGAGTGCCACAAGGATCACTCATAAGGCCCAAGGGGTGACATGCCTGGCTGCTAAGTGGCATGTGTGTGCAACCATTGAGTCCTTTGATCCACCCGATGCAGCAGACACAGAAACCCCACCTGCAGTGGGAAACCAAGTTTTTCGACCTGATGCATCATCATCTGATAATGAGGCCGGTAGCGAAGATGGGTTAGACAGCATCAAACTCATACCCGCGTATGCTTATAGTACCCTCTCATTCCAGAAGAGGCAGGCCTTAG TTACATATTTTGAAAACAATCCAGCGGGGATAACGGTGTTTGGATTCATGCTGGATAGGAGTTCAGTGCACACTATAGTAATGATAGAAATGTCACTGGTGTTGTGGTTGCTTGGAAAGACTGTTGGTATCTCTTAA